A stretch of Zonotrichia leucophrys gambelii isolate GWCS_2022_RI chromosome 19, RI_Zleu_2.0, whole genome shotgun sequence DNA encodes these proteins:
- the TAX1BP3 gene encoding tax1-binding protein 3 codes for MAFVPGQPVTAVVQRIEIHKLRDGDNLILGFSIGGGIDQDPTQNPFSEDKTDKGIYVTRVTAGGPAEVAGLQVGDKIMQVNGWDMTMVTHDQARKRLTKRNEEVVRLLVTRQSLQKAVQQSMMS; via the exons ATGGCGTTCGTACCGGGACAGCCGGTCACCGCCGTAGTG cAAAGAATTGAAATACACAAGCTTCGTGATGGTGACAATTTGATTCTGGGATTCAGCATTGGGGGTGGCATTGATCAGGACCCTACTCAGAATCCTTTCTCTGAAGACAAGACTGACAAG ggTATTTATGTAACAAGAGTGACAGCAGGAGGCCCGGCAGAAGTTGCAGGACTCCAGGTTGGAGATAAGATCATGCAG gtgaATGGCTGGGATATGACAATGGTGACCCATGACCAGGCCAGGAAGAGGCTGACCAAAAGGAATGAGGAGGTGGTCAGGCTGCTGGTGACCAGGCAGTCCCTGCAGAAGGCTGTGCAGCAATCCATGATGTCCTAA
- the CTNS gene encoding cystinosin produces MRTRYVLPALLSLSLALLGPGDGAIVLSVPEVVSLESGSSTNVTISLRAPLNETLVITLNITHSSKHSTIVELPDEVQFPAGHTKAEFQVKADDVGQVTVYLYPNNSNLTGPRIQFQVIHSIIVRYADEVIGWIYFVAWSISFYPQLFENWRRKSVVGLSFDFIALNLTGFIAYSVFNVGLFWIPLIKEEFLVSYPSGVNPVAINDVFFSLHAVALTLLTIIQCCIYERAGQKVSKVVVGLLALAWIFTFTTLFLAAAEVMTWLQFLFCFSYIKLAVTLIKYFPQAYMNFRRKSTEGWSIGNVLLDFTGGSFSLLQMFLQSYNNDEWRLIFGDPTKFGLGVFSIIFDIVFMAQHYCLYRSRGYEPCE; encoded by the exons ATGAGGACGCGGTACGTGCTCCCCGCTCTGCTGAGCCTCTCGCTGGCGCTGCTGGGGCCTGGCG ATGGAGCCATTGTGTTGTCAGTCCCTGAAGTGGTTTCTCTAGAAAGTGGAAGTTCAACAAACGTCACTATTTCTCTGAG GGCTCCACTAAACGAGACACTGGTGATAACTCTTAATATTACACACTCCTCAAAGCACAGCACCATTGTTGAACTTCCTGATGAG GTACAGTTCCCTGCAGGTCACACTAAAGCAGAGTTCCAAGTGAAAGCAGATGATGTGGGACAAGTAACAGTTTACCTTTATCCCAATAATTCCAACTTAACTGG GCCTAGGATTCAATTTCAAGTGATTCACAGCATCATAGTGAGATATGCTGATGAGGTGATTGGCTGGATCTATTTCGTTGCCTGGTCCATCTCCTTTTATCCTCAACTCTTTGAGAACTGGCGAAGGAAAAG TGTTGTTGGACTAAGCTTTGACTTCATAGCATTAAACCTTACTGGCTTTATAGCATACAGTGTGTTTAATGTTGGGCTCTTCTGGATTCCCCTGATTAAG GAGGAGTTCCTGGTCAGTTATCCCAGCGGGGTGAACCCTGTGGCCATCAATGATGTTTTCTTCAGTCTCCACGCAGTGGCCCTGACCCTCCTCACCATCATTCAGTGCTGCATCTACGAG agAGCAGGTCAGAAAGTATCCAAAGTTGTTGTTGGACTCCTGGCACTTGCATGGATCTTCACCTTCACCACGCtgttcctggctgcagctgaggtGATGACATGGCTGCAGTTCTTGTTCTGCTTCTCCTACATTAAGTTAGCAGTCACACTGATCAAATACTTCCCACAG GCCTACATGAATTTCCGTCGGAAGAGCACTGAGGGATGGAGTATTGGAAATGTGTTACTGGACTTCACTGGGGGAAGCTTCAGCCTTCTCCAGATGTTTCTGCAGTCTTACAACAATG ATGAGTGGAGGTTAATCTTTGGAGATCCAACCAAGTTTGGCCTGGGTGTCTTCTCCATCATCTTTgacattgttttcatggcccaGCACTACTGCCTGTACAGGAGCCGAGGGTATGAACCTTGTGAATAA